The Macaca nemestrina isolate mMacNem1 chromosome 12, mMacNem.hap1, whole genome shotgun sequence genome contains a region encoding:
- the LOC105466440 gene encoding olfactory receptor 4S1 isoform X1 has translation MGAKNNVTEFVLFGLFESREMQHACFAVFFLFHVLTVLGNLLVIITINASKTLKSPMYFFLSHLSFADVCYPSATIPKMIADTFVEHKMLHILQWLHTQLFSAHFFGGTEIFLLTAMAYDRYVAICRPLHYTAIMDRRKCGLLAGASWLAGFLHSILQTLLTVQLPFCGPNEIDNFFCDVHPLLKLACADTYMVGLIVVANSGMISLVSFFILLISYVIILLKLRNQSSEGRRKALSTCGSHIITVLLVLMPPMFMYIRPSTTLAADKLIILFNIVMPPLLNPLIYTLRNNEVKNAMRKLFSIKKSLGEK, from the coding sequence ATGGGTGCCAAGAACAACGTGACTGAGTTTGTTTTATTTGGCCTTTTTGAGAGCAGAGAGATGCAGCATGCATGCTTTGCGGTATTCTTCCTCTTTCATGTGCTCACTGTCCTGGGGAACCTTCTGGTTATCATCACCATCAATGCTAGCAAGACTCTGAAGTCTCCCATGTATTTCTTCCTGAGCCACTTGTCTTTTGCTGACGTATGTTATCCATCTGCTACCATACCCAAGATGATTGCTGACACTTTTGTGGAGCATAAGATGCTTCACATCCTTCAATGGCTGCATACCCAGCTCTTTTCTGCCCACTTCTTTGGTGGCACTGAGATCTTCCTCCTTACAGCCATGGCTTATGACCGCTATGTGGCCATCTGTAGGCCCCTGCACTACACAGCCATCATGGATCGCCGGAAGTGTGGCCTGCTAGCGGGGGCCTCCTGGTTAGCTGGCTTCCTGCATTCCATCCTGCAGACCCTCCTCACAGTTCAGCTGCCTTTTTGTGGGCCCAATGAGATAGACAACTTCTTCTGTGATGTTCATCCCCTGCTCAAGTTGGCCTGTGCAGACACCTACATGGTGGGTCTCATTGTGGTGGCCAACAGTGGTATGATTTCTTTAGTCTCCTTCTTTATCCTTCTCATTTCCTATGTTATCATCTTACTGAAGCTAAGAAACCAGTCATCTGAGGGCCGGCGTAAGGCTCTCTCCACGTGTGGCTCACACATAATCACTGTCCTTTTGGTTCTCATGCCCCCCATGTTCATGTACATTCGTCCCTCCACCACCCTGGCTGCTGACAAACTTATCATCCTCTTTAACATTGTGATGCCACCTTTGCTGAACCCTTTGATCTATACGCTAAGGAACAATGAGGTGAAAAATGCCATGAGGAAGCTGTTTAGCATCAAGAAGAGCTTAGGGGAGAAGTGA